The bacterium 336/3 genome includes a region encoding these proteins:
- a CDS encoding N-6 DNA methylase, with product MVTLDFTAKTKELIDNLKSICTSSGLGNDGNEFKIITQSFLYKFMNDKFVYETKKEDQKLETAESWEKTIHTYSEEEYELLLLKMNPNSAKLKKEHYIPYLFERQNMNEFAKFFDDTLRDIAIFNNDIFSVKTDSGSKIILFDELSNFITDSSKRDNFCRAIINALVNFSFESIFNQKFDFFSTIFEYLIKDYNKDGGGKYAEYYTPHAVAKIMAAVLVDEPVNNATCYDPSAGSGTLLMNLAHAIGDDKCTIYSQDISQKSSGMLRLNLILNNLVHSIQNIIQGNTLLAPHHKEPNSNILMKFDYIVSNPPFKLDFSDYVADLDTKENNERFFAGFPNVPQKDKDKMAIYTLFIQHIMFSLSEKGRAAIVVPTGFITAQSGIEKKIRERLVEHKMLRGVISMPSNIFATTGTNVSILFLDKANTKGDIVLMDASKLGTTIKDGKNQKTVLTEEEEKKIIETFNKHQAIDDFSVVLSYEQIKEKNYSFSAGQYFDVKIEYMDITHQEFEEKMNDFKQNLDTLFAESKTLEEEIKKQLGGLIYE from the coding sequence ATGGTAACATTAGATTTTACAGCAAAAACAAAAGAATTAATTGACAATTTAAAAAGCATTTGTACTTCTTCTGGGTTAGGAAATGATGGAAATGAGTTTAAAATAATCACCCAGTCTTTTTTATACAAATTTATGAATGATAAGTTTGTATATGAAACCAAAAAAGAAGACCAAAAATTGGAAACAGCCGAAAGTTGGGAAAAAACCATTCATACCTATTCAGAAGAAGAATATGAACTCCTCTTATTAAAAATGAACCCCAATAGTGCCAAACTAAAAAAAGAGCACTATATACCCTATCTGTTTGAAAGGCAAAACATGAATGAATTTGCAAAATTCTTTGATGATACGCTCAGAGATATTGCTATTTTTAACAATGATATTTTTTCTGTAAAAACAGATTCAGGTTCAAAAATCATATTGTTTGATGAGTTAAGCAACTTTATTACTGATAGCTCTAAAAGAGATAATTTCTGCCGAGCTATTATCAATGCTCTTGTAAATTTTAGTTTTGAAAGTATATTCAATCAGAAATTTGACTTCTTTTCTACTATTTTTGAATACCTCATCAAAGATTATAACAAAGATGGTGGCGGAAAATATGCAGAATATTACACACCTCATGCAGTAGCTAAAATTATGGCTGCTGTTTTGGTAGATGAGCCTGTAAATAATGCTACTTGTTACGACCCCTCAGCAGGTTCTGGAACACTTTTAATGAATTTAGCTCATGCCATTGGTGATGATAAATGTACCATTTACTCTCAGGATATTTCTCAAAAATCTTCGGGAATGTTACGCCTTAACCTGATTCTTAATAATCTTGTTCACTCTATCCAAAATATTATACAAGGCAATACTTTACTTGCACCTCACCACAAAGAGCCAAATAGTAATATTCTTATGAAATTTGACTATATAGTTTCTAATCCACCTTTTAAACTGGATTTTAGCGATTATGTAGCTGATTTAGATACAAAAGAAAACAATGAACGTTTTTTTGCAGGTTTCCCCAATGTACCCCAAAAAGACAAAGATAAAATGGCAATTTATACGCTTTTTATCCAACATATTATGTTTTCGCTCTCCGAAAAAGGAAGAGCTGCCATTGTTGTACCTACGGGTTTTATTACAGCTCAAAGTGGTATTGAAAAGAAAATACGTGAGAGGTTGGTAGAACACAAAATGTTGAGAGGTGTAATTAGTATGCCCAGCAATATTTTTGCTACCACAGGCACAAACGTATCTATTTTATTTTTAGATAAAGCCAACACCAAAGGCGATATTGTACTGATGGATGCCTCTAAATTGGGTACTACTATAAAAGATGGTAAAAACCAAAAAACAGTACTTACAGAAGAAGAAGAAAAAAAAATTATTGAGACTTTTAACAAACACCAAGCCATAGACGATTTTAGTGTGGTGCTTTCTTATGAGCAGATTAAAGAGAAAAATTACAGCTTTAGTGCAGGGCAATATTTTGATGTAAAAATTGAGTATATGGACATTACTCATCAAGAATTTGAAGAAAAAATGAATGATTTTAAACAAAACTTGGATACTCTTTTTGCTGAATCTAAAACACTTGAAGAAGAAATAAAAAAGCAGTTAGGAGGACTGATTTATGAATAG